Proteins from one Cryptomeria japonica chromosome 4, Sugi_1.0, whole genome shotgun sequence genomic window:
- the LOC131065077 gene encoding fasciclin-like arabinogalactan protein 21, translated as MPCGRAHGLLSVFVSMALAIAAVSSTGKQRTEPPPVPESNPPMVSFKPPRIWDSPSTDPLVMNASAALRDAGYHIMGAAFDMFAAEVLPSGPATFFAINDPALVNITLPSWLMLNLLRYHTATEMLLWNDLQILTAATCLPTRLHGKGLVVTGVQTVNSTVALNGVAVSHPDIFAAGGLAIHGVHQPFYYLDPSLDQIRFDSLPFPSCNDSDFLPLPNARAPMQRHDHSSTTSRLWRRLQLALRVNGCLSFYMAMSLQIERLNASLAEATGNSRGKVTVFAPVDSYAGLSSASALIGENLRFHVVPQRLTVADLCRFPARHKIPTLFHGHNLEITCPGDFRPLVINNVMVVRPDAFVTDDFVLHGISGALDPLNVTTTT; from the exons ATGCCGTGCGGACGGGCTCACGGCCTGCTTTCTGTATTCGTGTCAATGGCGTTGGCGATAGCCGCGGTCTCATCCACGGGAAAACAGAGGACGGAACCTCCACCGGTCCCGGAATCGAATCCCCCAATGGTATCCTTCAAACCTCCAAGAATCTGGGACTCGCCGTCCACTGACCCGCTGGTGATGAACGCTAGCGCAGCACTCAGAGACGCAGGCTACCACATCATGGGCGCGGCTTTCGACATGTTCGCAGCAGAGGTCCTCCCATCCGGCCCTGCAACGTTTTTCGCCATTAACGACCCGGCTTTGGTGAACATCACTTTACCTTCCTGGCTCATGCTCAACCTCCTCCGTTACCACACGGCCACCGAAATGCTCCTCTGGAATGACCTCCAGATTCTCACCGCAGCCACTTGCTTACCAACTCGTCTTCACGGCAAGGGTTTGGTCGTCACCGGTGTGCAGACCGTGAACAGCACCGTTGCGTTAAACGGCGTGGCTGTGTCTCACCCGGACATCTTTGCGGCCGGCGGTCTGGCAATTCACGGCGTCCATCAGCCCTTTTATTACCTCGACCCCTCGCTTGATCAGATCCGGTTCGATTCCCTTCCTTTCCCCTCTTGTAATGACTCAGACTTCCTCCCTCTTCCAAACGCCAGGGCACCGATGCAGCGCCATGACCACAGCTCAACAACCTCGCGGCTGTGGCGCAGGTTGCAGCTCGCCTTGCGCGTCAATGGATGCTTGTCCTTCTATATGGCCATGAGTTTACAG ATTGAACGGTTAAATGCCTCTCTGGCAGAAGCGACAGGGAATTCCAGAGGTAAAGTGACGGTTTTCGCACCGGTTGACAGCTATGCCGGGTTATCGTCGGCCTCGGCGTTGATCGGTGAGAATCTGAGGTTCCACGTGGTGCCGCAGAGGTTAACCGTAGCCGACTTATGCAGGTTTCCGGCCAGACACAAGATTCCGACTCTCTTCCACGGCCACAATCTTGAAATCACGTGCCCTGGCGATTTCCGGCCTCTGGTTATTAACAACGTTATGGTTGTACGGCCGGATGCGTTTGTGACCGATGATTTTGTTCTCCATGGCATTTCCGGGGCCCTTGATCCGCTCAATGTAACTACCACTACCTGA